GAGTTTCTGTTGATGTTCGCATTAAACCTTAGAATGATGAGctcagtgtttctgaaactgCCCATCTGAGATTTTCACATAGTGAAGAGAGTTTTTCCTCAGAATGGAGCCCAAAGCAAAGAACATATAAttttatacagtacataaacAGATGTTGTCCTTGCGCCTGCAGTCGTTTCTTACTTTCTAGATTCCCAGTATCATGTGGTCAGTCGCTTTAAGTTTTAGCTGCGGCAACATCTTGCTGGTTTGCTCGTTGATATCATTTCCATACAGTTTTCCCTCATGCTGCTCTGCACTGTGTTCACAGCCACGTCCTGGTGTACAAGCTGGGCGGCACGTCGCTGAGCGTGACGGTGCTTCAGGCCAACGGAGGAATGTTCCGGGTTCTCAACACCCACACGGACCACAGCATCGGAGGGGAGAGCTTCACCCAGGCCTTGGCCCAGCACCTCGCCGCCGAGTTCAAGCGGTAATCATTGTGTTCACACCACGGCAGTGAATGGTGATCTCTCCCATGATCAAAATATTACAGCAACCATTTACTGAAACCTTCATCCATCACTTCATGTTTGTCTTCATCAAGCCTTCATGTCTCTGCATGAGTAACGTGTAACGTCCGCTGTCTCACAGAGCGACCAGTGGTGGAGATTTGCATATCCGATCAGAatatccaaatatttttttgtttaaaatgttgtacCCTGACTCAAAgtcatgtttctctgtgtgcgtgttgccGTGCAGCACCTTCAAGCACGACGTGAGCAGCAACGCTCGGGCCATGATGAAGCTGATGAACGGAGCCGACATGGCCAAACACTCCCTGTCCACACTGGGATCGGCCAACTGCTTCGTCGACTCCCTGCACGACGGCATCGACTTTGAATGCAACGTCTCCAGGTAATGATGTCAAGAGGAAACGTGCTTGATGGACCTGCTGCTGTTCAGGGTCGGGGGTCAGCACATGGCAGGTGAAGATCAGAAGAAGATATTGATAgtaattgtaatttttaaaatataatttcttgATATCACGTCAATCGCCTCCTAAATAATTTCAGTTTCAGTGACCTTCTGGTTCACACACCGACATGCTCAGTGCCATTTATTCTCCATATTTTTGAGTCCGTGAGGATGAGAAGTTGTTACCGACGTGACGACCTCAGTGTCGTGTTTTCCCCTCAGAGCTCGATTCGagctgctctgctcctccctcttcaACAAGAGtatccagccaatcagagccctgCTGGAGCAGACAGGCCTCTCCGCTGGCGACATCAACAaggtaacgtgtgtgtgtgtgtgtgtgtgtgtgtgtgtgtgtgtgtgtgtgtgtgtgtgtgtgtgtgtgtgtgtgtgtgtgtgtgtgtgtgtgtgtgtgtgtgtgtgtgtgtgtgtgtgtgtgtgtgtgtgtgtgtgtgtgtgtgtgtgtgtgtgtgtgtgtgtgtgtgtgtgtgagagagagagtgagagatttccaaactttttttctcactgtccCTGCGTGGCACGACCTCTCCAGGTTCAAACCTCCTCAGTGTTTGAACCTGGAGGCGTTTGTACGTCCTCCCTGCGCCTGCGTGGGTTTTTGTCCAGGTGGATTTGTTATCAATGCAACTCGCAACAAGCTGACGTGCTGGGTGTGTTTCCAGGTGGTTCTTTGCGGCGGGTCAGCCAGGATCCCTCGTCTCCAGCAAATGATCCGTGACATGTTTCCCGATGTGGAGCTCCTCAGCTCGGCGCCTCCCGATGAGGTCATTGCGGTGGGGGCGGCACTGCAGGCGGGCTTACTGGTGGGCAGGGAGAGCCTCTCCCCCGAGGAGGAGTCCGTCACGGTGGACGTTTCTGCCACGGACATACTTGTGAAGGTCGGttacaaacacagaaatcaaTTATTCAGCAATAAATCAGCAGTATTTCTAATAGTTGTTCTTACTCGATAAGAAGAAAGAATTGAATGTTTAATGGTGTCTGACGCGCGGGTGCTGCAGGAGGTGGACGAATCCGGAGCCGAGGTGTTCACCGTCCTCCTTCCATCCGGCACGCCCCTCCCCGCCCGCCGGCATCACATCCTGAGCGGAGGGGGGaaactctcctccctctgtctagAGATCTACCAGAGGCTTGTCGCGGAGCAGCCGGAAAAACTAGCCAAGGTacagaaaagtttttttaaactcacgTAGACTGCTTTACATTGAGTGAGCTCTGTTGTGCACTAACTGATGTTAGTAGCCATGGCTCCACTTCGTCTTGAACCCTTCCCGTGCGTGAAGGGCCAcgtgtctctcacacactgctCTTTCAATATTGATGTCAACTATCTGAAATTGAAGCTGAGACTTTGCACGTTGATGCAGTGTAAATTATTTTGTGTAAGTGTAAATTGAATGTGCTGAAGCTCAGATCCTGTGGAACAAGACAAACGAcaataaaacagaacaacaataaCTAGTATGAATTATGGTAACAACTTAATGAGTATTGACTTTTAGATGATGAATCTTTATTGAAAGACGTACTTTGTGTGCTTGTGGCTGGAACTCTTCATATTCTGTTTCTATTCCTAATAATGatctgcttgtgtgtctgtgtttgtgtgtatgatgtaCAGATCATATTGAGAGACCTGCAGCCCAGAGAGGAGAACCACGACATCGACACCGTGGTGACCATGAAAAGGTAAAATCCACCTTCTACCATCAGGCTAATATgtagctttctttttttcttcttccacgcTTGTGTAAATTCTTTCCTGGTATATTTTAAGCTGCACGCTCTCTGAGCGTGCTGGTAGAGAGAGCTGCAGGACAACAGACGCCGCTTTAGACATTAGGTGGGATGAGGGAAGGCcctgatggaggagaggagatacaAGCTCTATGTCCTTTCATCGTGGGCAGCACTAGATCAATGGACAGTAAGATGGTGAAGAATCCGAGGGACCTCAGTGAGTGTAGGGTTTGTTCTTAAAGAGAGATGTTGAACTATAGAAGACTAGGTCCATACTGCGTTCCCAGGGAGTTCTCACTCGCCATCCCCCTGGCAACTGTGTGATGTCATTCTCTCTGTTACTGTGAGACTCTGTACCTCGCTGCTTTCTCCACCATCGGAGCTCCAGTGCCTGATCTCGACAGTTCTTTGTGTTTCGGCCGCCAAAGAACTGGCTCTCGACCAAGAAAAAAACTCTGGTTCCAGAGTGGCAGCAACTCTTTGCTGGTCTAGAAGAAAGAACGGTCATGTCAGGTGCTGAGGGCGGATTGTTTAGACCAACGACACCAACCCAAACTTGTTTTGCGTGACCACCATTTTCGTCATCGTAGCAATCCGTCCACAGCGATCATGACGGGCAGTACAAGCACTTGGAACCCGTCGTGTTTGAATGTGTAACGCTTGATAAGATAAACTATAGTCTGCAAGTGTTGGCGTTGTGCTTGACGTCGGTGCTAGTGTTGATGGGACATCTGTGACTCTGCTGCTTCCCGACAACAAGGAAATCAAATCACCTGGCACCATCCAGTTCTACCACACTACACTTTTCATTCACAATCCCATTTTTGTCCATACTCTGATTATTCCTTCCACATTCTGCCTCGTGTTTTACTTTCTGCACTTGtacttttgttcaattttttgTGCTCTACAGTGTTTAAActagtttcttcttttttacctACCTACTTACTCTTTCCTAACTGAgtgttaagttgttttttttcctgtggggGAACGTTGACCTTTTTGTCTGATTGTGATTCTTGGTGTGCGTTGCAGGGACGGCTCTGTTCACGTTTCCTGCGTAGAACCGAGCACcggaaggtcagaggtcgtcgcCATCGCAGCTTCATCATGAAGCCACTGATCTGCAgttcaaaacacacagtgtaGTACAGTGTCAGTACAGTGTCAgtgccatgtttttgttttcttttttcactcaataaacataataaaaacaccagttagcctctctttttttcacgaCCATCAGAATTATGTCGAATGTACCTTTTTAAAGAGCTATATGTACATACTGACAAAAAGTGGGTCctcaaatcaaatgaatggTCTTTGTATGACGCTGATAGTCTTACAACTGTAACCAGTCTCTTTCAAGGTACATAATGAGCACTGAGGTTCAGAGGTAGGActtagtgacatctagtggtgaggtgGCAGATAGCATTCCAAGTCAATATCCCTCCTCGTCCAAGCATGTAGGAGAACATACGGTACATAACATGAAAAGGCTGTGCAATATGGCAGACTCATTTTTAAGGTAACAAAAAAGACGATGGCTATGTCCCAATTTCAGGGGCCGCATCCTTCGGAGGACCATGAAAGCCGAACTGAAAGCTGATGACCTGGTAGTCTTCCGCCCTTATGGCTGTCCCCTAGCAACGGAGCTGCAGTTGCACACAGTACAAGAAAGTTTGTCACGGTCGAGCAATGTATCCTTGTATTGGTAGGGCTGGGAAGGATCCAACGGGTGGATCCGTCGTTGCTCTGGAATGTAGGGACACGTTTGACGGCCGCGTTTGAAGTAGCCTTTGAAAAGAAACATCCTTATCGCCCTCCGACACAATCAGTCTTCAGATTTAGCCTCTGAAGCCGAAGGAATTGGGAGACCGCTTATGATTCTTAGCTTCTGGTGAttatacactaatgaaaacaacattataaatattatattcaatttcGCCCAGTGGATCCCCCGTAAATCCTTCACACTGGTCCTTTAATGGTGAAGCGCATTACAACGGTATTGATGGATAAGCTGCTGAGTAGGGGCGGAGTTAAAGCCACAGCAACGAGGAGTGTGGCAGAAAAACCTGAGAAGCATCCAAGAAGATTGTCTGATGCCCCGgaatataaaataaagtcaTTATTCAGAGGGAGGGATGACAATTCAAGAAAGAAGGTGATTGGCAAACATGAATTAATGTTGGTGgggctgaaagaaaagaagtggcTGGGGGAAGACAGAGCTGTCTCCTTACTGCTTTTATCATTTGTAAAATAGATAATATTACATTTACTCCACCTAAATGAATTATTGTCCTGAAGCTGTTGAAATGTCATTGTGTAATTACTCTCACTGCCAGAAGGGGGAGATAGGCGTTCCACACTGCTGTGAACCTATCTTTGACTCAATCAACTTTAGGTGTGTGATGTTCTTCATCAGCCCTGAACATCTGATGATGTTTGCATcgcagactgtaaataaagatggatgacgtgtctccacttcctaGCGCTGTACGTTCGGCGGATAAGAGCTGCGCCATCCTGAACTTTATTTGTACTCAatttggagtcagagtctgcgCAGTGGAGCCACGGCATCGAGGGCCAGTCAGTCCGTACATCGCCTCAACTAATCgagagtcagtctcagctgtcaatcatgatgttttaTCCCATTTTATAACGTCAAATAACTAGTTATAACCAAACGTATGAGTAACAATGAGACTTGAACATACATGTGTGAtaagaataatttaaaatgacagaaaccatctttgggagaaaatgtatataatgtgtacttttttagtttggtccatttCCCATCCgctgagatggaggaggtgggttttatgacctgtactgtacaaccagccaccagggggcgatcaagatgttttggcttcacctCTGGGAGCTGTCACGTCACGTCATCTATCTTTACATGTGGTCTGAGGAGCCTTCAATTTCCACTCatttgttagaaaaaaaaaccatcacatctatgtttctgaaatactttatataattttactgtatttaaacATGATATGCATTTAACAAGAGTGTATAATAACATGCAGTACAGTTATTCCCGCCATAGTTTTGTCCACACTCTATATGATATCAGGCCTGAAGCGCAGAGTCTTTGGGTTCCAGTAGCACTTCTCACAGTTACCATCCCTTACAGAACACAATAAGAGCTACGGCTTCGTCCGTGCACTTTCTAACAGAAGCGTTTCCATCCCAACGTCTCGGTGACTTTTGGCTTTTTCTCGGCCCTTCAGCATCCGTGCTCGGGGACGATGCGACACTTGAGGATCTTCAGGTAGTTCTTGACCTTGTTCGAGTCTCGGCGGAAGCAGTACAGGAGGTCGTAGTCTTTCATCCGGCGCCATTCCCCGCTGTCGGGCGGCGGCAGGGCCTCCGGAGAGACCTGGCTGTTGACGGGGTCGCTCATCAGACCCAACGTCTGCATCTGGAGCACAGGGGATTCACCTGCACACGTCAGCTTTGCACATTTACAACAAAaggaatatgtttgttttttgtattgagTAGACACAGACTCTGAGGATTCACTGGTTCATACATGCAGAGGTGTCTCTTCTGTGGTTTACATGGCCAGGATAACGTGTGTTTGAGATGGCttgttctatatatatatatatatatatatatatatatatatatatatccaaagAGCAGGGATGAAAAGATCATCACAGGCTACCTGTCCTcttcatacacacaaatgtattgGTTGGTTGGACGTTGTCTGTGGGTTGTTTTGCTCTAAGGAAGGAGGACAGATCAACGTTTCCTTTCTGCGAGGTCACTTAATGTTCTGAATCTGAACATCAGGTCAACTGAGGGCGACCGGCGCAGTGTTTGCCTTTGTTGTGGGCCGTAAAGACCTTGTCGTCTGTGTTCCTTTTGTCATTCGCGATGATGACGCGACCGGACAAGACGCTCTGTCCCTGGAGGACACgtgacaaacacacgcacacgtttcACTGTGATGCGAGGCACACTGTACCTTCTCAGCCACTCTCTCGACACCTTTGCGCAGCTCGTGCACCATGTCGCTCATCTCCAGGGCTTTGTCGGAGCTGAAGTTGGTGAAGTCGTGGTGGTGAGCCATGCTCCGGTGGAAGTGCCACAGTGGGTCCCTCCACGCCACCAGGAGCTTCAGAATCACCTCGgtcagctcctctctctgcgGGAGAGGAACACGACGGGTCAGGTTCAAACTGGAGCCGTCCTGTAAGTCACGGCAGCTGTCGTTGTGCGAAGTTTGAGATGACGCAAGAATACATAAAGGAATAAAGGACCgcaacaggaaaaacaacacaacatgtaGACATTGGGAACTTGAAAGATATAAAGAACATACAAACTGTTTCACCCCTGTGCAGGTGTTCTGTCGcaggggacgaggggggggcCCGTTCTTATTGTGAATGTGAAGAGGATGGACTGTGTTTCCAGAGAGGTTCACTCACCGCCATCCTCTGAGCGTTCTCCTTGCCATTTGGTGTGAGGATGGTGGAAGTGTGACAGTTGCGCCCGACCCGGCCAACCTGATTCTTGCTGGGCAGGAAGTACTGCTCCTGAGAGGACAGACAGGGGCGCAAGACTGAAATGTCAGAGGTCGGGTGTCATCTAAATGTCAACTGTGGCTCTGGCACAAGAGTTATTAATGAAAATTGTAGAGGAGTGGAGAAAATGGCTCcagatctctctctcacagtctcAATCACACATTTAGCGAGACGTCTGACCGAATATGCCCATGACAAATTCAGCATCATTACGATTTACACGTGGTTACGTACAAACTCGGAGTGGAGGTCATTTGAAATGCCGTGCATCCTGGCTGAGTGTTGGACGACCCGGTCAAACAGGTTGGCCAGGGAGACGGCGTAGCACCCGGCCTGGGCATTGGCGCAGATGGGTGCCGCTCCGGTGCCGGTCAGTGTCCTGCAGAGCAccaggcagagcagcagcagccacacgACAGACACTAGGAAGAGAACAAGAGCAACAGAGCAGGTCAATTTCACAAAGCATTCAAAAAAGTGTCACGTCCTCAAACAAAGATGAATTGAATAGGATTAGAAATGGAGAGCTGAATGAAATGAAGAGTAGTCAACAGGACGAGAGCAGGACGACATGCAGAAGGACGGGCTACCTGATCTGATGGTTCCAGACATCCTGCAGGTTTGGTTTTCAGAGCCGTGCGTGCAGAGGCTTCTCTGTTCAAAGACCCTCGCAGCTTCATGTGAGGGTCCCTCACTCACAACTTAACTCTTACTTTAATATCCAagaaaaggggagggagggagggaggttgaGGGCGGGCTCAAGGAAAGAGACGAAGAACAGTAGCGACTGTTCTGTGAGTCAGACGTGACGACTACTGATGAAATAATGAAGGTAGATAGtttaatcctctctctctctctctcacaaccAACCTTGAATCATCGAGGgccttctttcattttcagttcattcattttttaaaagcagaataaataattcacaagaaaaaacaaacaactacaGGACACTGTTCATTTCAAGTGatactctgtttgtttgtgatcgTGGTTGTAAATTGTGTGTTGAACTTTAATGCGCGTGGAGGCCAAAGACACGTTGGGGGTCAGTCAGCCCGCAC
The sequence above is a segment of the Scophthalmus maximus strain ysfricsl-2021 chromosome 2, ASM2237912v1, whole genome shotgun sequence genome. Coding sequences within it:
- the hspa14 gene encoding heat shock 70 kDa protein 14 gives rise to the protein MAAIGVHFGYTCACVAIYKDGRADVVANDSGDRVTPVLVAYRDTEQIVGIAAKQGRVRNAANTVGKVKQVLGRSFDDPETQTHKAETKCQVVNRGEKPYYEITAGDRPEYVSPSDVAKLVFHKLKETAQSALGSDVADAVITVPFEFAHAQKRALREAAEAAGFHVLRLIHEPAAALLAYDIGQDCHSGKSHVLVYKLGGTSLSVTVLQANGGMFRVLNTHTDHSIGGESFTQALAQHLAAEFKRTFKHDVSSNARAMMKLMNGADMAKHSLSTLGSANCFVDSLHDGIDFECNVSRARFELLCSSLFNKSIQPIRALLEQTGLSAGDINKVVLCGGSARIPRLQQMIRDMFPDVELLSSAPPDEVIAVGAALQAGLLVGRESLSPEEESVTVDVSATDILVKEVDESGAEVFTVLLPSGTPLPARRHHILSGGGKLSSLCLEIYQRLVAEQPEKLAKIILRDLQPREENHDIDTVVTMKRDGSVHVSCVEPSTGRSEVVAIAASS
- the prl2 gene encoding prolactin 2, which produces MSGTIRSVSVVWLLLLCLVLCRTLTGTGAAPICANAQAGCYAVSLANLFDRVVQHSARMHGISNDLHSEFEQYFLPSKNQVGRVGRNCHTSTILTPNGKENAQRMAREELTEVILKLLVAWRDPLWHFHRSMAHHHDFTNFSSDKALEMSDMVHELRKGVERVAEKMQTLGLMSDPVNSQVSPEALPPPDSGEWRRMKDYDLLYCFRRDSNKVKNYLKILKCRIVPEHGC